In the genome of Myxococcus stipitatus, one region contains:
- a CDS encoding ATP synthase F0 subunit C produces MTNLALAFLAAGLGAGLSIIGAALGIGKLAAAAMDATGRQPAAGGDIRTTMIIAAALIEGATLFALVVCVLLAVKA; encoded by the coding sequence ATGACCAACCTCGCTCTTGCCTTCCTCGCCGCCGGCCTCGGTGCCGGTCTCTCCATCATCGGCGCCGCCCTCGGCATCGGTAAGCTCGCCGCCGCCGCCATGGACGCGACGGGCCGTCAGCCTGCCGCCGGTGGCGACATCCGCACCACGATGATCATCGCCGCGGCCCTCATCGAAGGCGCCACGCTGTTCGCGCTGGTCGTCTGCGTGCTTCTGGCCGTCAAGGCGTAA
- the atpF gene encoding F0F1 ATP synthase subunit B has translation MFLPSVLAASNLVSVQPGLIFWTLVTFVIVFFVLKSKAWGPILQLVEEREKQISAAVESAKRERAEAEKLLADQKTAIAEARRQAADETRRNQQEMEKFREELMAKSRKEAEELKLSARREIDEQKAKAIAEVRAMAVDLAMEAAGKLINERMDDSKHRALAEQFVQSLPLSGANTGARRSA, from the coding sequence ATGTTCCTGCCCTCCGTCCTCGCCGCCAGCAACCTCGTGAGCGTCCAGCCGGGCCTCATCTTCTGGACCCTCGTCACCTTCGTCATCGTCTTCTTCGTCCTGAAGTCGAAGGCGTGGGGCCCCATCCTCCAGCTCGTCGAGGAGCGTGAGAAGCAGATTTCGGCCGCCGTGGAGAGCGCCAAGCGTGAGCGCGCCGAGGCCGAGAAGCTGCTGGCCGACCAGAAGACGGCCATCGCGGAGGCCCGCCGTCAGGCCGCCGACGAGACGCGCCGCAACCAGCAGGAGATGGAGAAGTTCCGCGAGGAGCTGATGGCCAAGAGCCGCAAGGAGGCCGAGGAGCTCAAGCTCAGCGCGCGTCGTGAAATCGACGAGCAGAAGGCCAAGGCCATCGCCGAGGTTCGCGCCATGGCCGTCGACCTGGCTATGGAGGCGGCGGGCAAGCTCATCAACGAGCGCATGGACGACAGCAAGCACCGCGCGCTGGCCGAGCAGTTCGTGCAGAGCCTTCCGCTGAGCGGCGCCAACACCGGCGCGCGTCGGTCGGCCTAG